aGCAACAGATTTGGAATTGGAAAAACGATGAGCAACATAAGAAAGCTATAACTTCAAAAGAGGATGATATAATATAAGCAAGCACTGAAATGGATTTATCGGAATTATCACTTAGATCAACTAGGTCACATGATTTAAAAAGTTCGATTATAAAAAGGACAAGACCGATTCAGGAGTTATATAATGCGACTCGAATGATTGATACTGAAGTTGACGGAACTCTGAAGCATCagtctattatagttttgattgatactagtagcactaacaattttatggacagtgagactgttgaacgattgacccaccacattgaagagtatgacagattcgaagtaaagattattgatggatggattttcacttgtgatagcaaaggttcaaagataaaattgattatacaggggccagaagtttcttgcaatgattactatactgaaagaccgacttgttgcttacactatcaaaaagtggataccatacttacttgatcaacgggttatgatgggttgtagatagtctatgactaaagtgctaaaagagaagctccccgagattgatgctgctcacccttgaggacaaggctgatttgaagagggaggaattgttaggaccctttttctgagcttttgaataatgtttactgagtctgtttagttcagttgtttattgagttcagttagagtcaagtagagatttatttaatatttatttattattaagagtccaagttccgatggactctaggtggaactctataaatagtgatttaaccatttcttttgagaatcaatcagttaatcaattaaatattatttCACTTTATTGCTAAACCCTAGGAGggtgatcctctcgaagtgatcaaggggggtcgatcccctcgaagtgatcaaggaggccgaatgatgaatattttttattttatctttttgtaagatatgatccattaaccttcgaagaagcttatagatAAGAAAAATGAcaacaagctatgaatgaagagattcacgCCATTAACAAAAATGATACATGAAAGCTTACTACACTTCTGGAAGACCACCAAGCGATCGATGTTAATATcaatagtaaattatttgatctaatccatatgttgagaaaagtgtgtatgattaattacgatagcagtaagacagagcaggtgttgtgccagagttaagatcgggacttcattggaagttcgagagttcattggaagttcggacATTTGTCGAAAATTCTACcggaactgaccgagaagtccaggagcttgccaaagaaactcatcggaactcgtcaagaagatcgtgataaagtccaggagcttaccgggagtccaccggaactttgccgagagatcatcgaaagttcgtcggaagatcgccaaaagctcgccgaaagaacaattgacgtactgGAATAAGAATGCttttgttaaatatcttaattattatagttagaacttaaattgagttaggattgagaggtaatctcactaacttagttaagggtcaattgggcccttaacagggctgaattgggccggattgaacagctcattcagcacctgaaaccacggccgacggtggcaccgcttgggactcgatctctcaggtgttctaggtggtggtactgcccagactgggtggtggtactaccggtAATTAATGTTGCCagtaatggtaccacccaatgtcagagtgacaggcggtagtaccgcccaatgttagagtgacaagtggtagtaccgcccagtaatggcggtggtaccgtcagtaccccgaaaaATCGGGATAAGataattttttgctccaattttgaaaccattagggcctataaataccccaccattttctgcatgaaagagtatgaaagtgttaacataatcttgaattcttggagtgttaaagtgttgtaaaagtgagaagagtcctctctctcttttagctttgtaaacatctaagaaagaggagtaaggcttgtaaaggttatctcctaaacccgataaaaggagaaatagttgtaaaaggtggttggtcttcgcctattgaaggaagaccattagtagacaccggtgacctcgacggaagaggaatcagaagtggatgtaggtcacaatgatcaaaccactctaaattctggtttgcgtttctatttgagcaatttatattactacaatctTCCTTAAATTTCTCTTTACAGTCTTATGAACaccttcaagtttaatatctttccgaaatggatttaatcaaaataaatattttttaaaatcactaattttttcgctacactaattcacccccccccaccccccccccctcccctattagtgccgctcttgatcctaatagttaagtggatcttcaaaacaaaaagaaatgtaaAATGAGAGCAGGAGAAATACAAGGTCTGATTGGTTACAAAGGGATACAAACAACAATATGAAattgactatgaagaagtatttgcactAGTTGTACGACTAGAGACAATAAGATTACTTATCTTCCTAAcagctcaaatgaaatgaaaaattttattaataGATGTTAAATCAGTATTTCTTAATTGAGTTCTTGAAAAAATGGTATATATTCAATAACCCTCTTGTTTTATTATTTATGAATAAGAAGACAAAGTATACAAGTTAAAaagagctctttatgggcttaaacaagtctCACAAGCTTGAAATTCTCGAAtagatatttattttattcaaaataatttttcaatgtGTTCATATGAATATGCTCTCTAAATGAACTCTGatggagatatcttgtttgtaCGCTTGTatgtagatgatttaatatttataggCAATAGTAGTtctatgattaaatattttaagcactttataaataagaaatttgagatgaccgacttaggcctaatgacttatttccttggtatTGAAGTTATATAAGACAATGGATGAATATTTATCTTATAAGAAAATTATGTAAAGGAGGTTCTAAAAAAGTTTTCTATGGAAGATTATCACCCTATAGATACACTTATTGAATATGACACTAAGTTGACTAAGAAAGGTAAAGGTAAATACATTAATTAAACTcattataaaagtctagttagATGTTTAAGATATTTGATATTCACTCGACCTGATacactatttggagttggtttaataaaTAGATATATGGAAGCTcctaagacatctcatttaaatattgctaaaagaattttatgatatattaaatgAACAATTGAGTataaaatattctattcatcatctaaaaggtTAGAGCTTATTGAATATAGTGACAGTGATTGGGCTGGAAGTTACGATGATCGAAAAAGTATAACTGGAtctgtattttattttggtgaagctatATTCACTTGGTTTTCAAAAAAGCACCAAATTATTGCTTTATCAAGTTGTGAAGCCGGATATATAGCAATATCTTCTTATGTTTGTCATGCAATCTAGCTACAAATattactccaagaacttcatatgTCACAAAAGAAGTCAGCTAAGATTTATATTGATAACAAATCAACTATTACCTTAGCCAAAAATCCAGTATACCATGAAAGATCGAAGTATATCGATACAAGATTTTATTTGATAAgagatcatataaaaaataaaaaagtaaatgtGCATTACAAGTGAACAAGTGGCCGATATATTTATAAAAcctctcaaatttgaaatatttcaacaactttgAAAGAAACTTGACATATTAAATGGAACAAATTTAAGGGGAGAGAATattagaattaaacttgttcaagtatcaaaagattaatttcatcaaaataaatattcattatatcaagaaaaaaaattaaatatctatCGAAGGACAAATCAATTTGATTATTGATTCTTAAATAATGATTcactttaaatataattaatatcatatatttttGAAGACTATATAAACCGCATGTATTAGGTCATGAAAATTATAGAGTTTTGAAATTATAAACAATTTTGAGTGAAATATAGAATATCTgctctcttttttttataataactcTATCATTTTTCCCATCAAGTTCGATACTCCTCGTAGGCAGAGCGTAGACGTGTTTGGTTTACTAGGGTTAGCGGGATTTGTTTTGATATGTTAGTAGAGCACATCAACGTGTTGAACTCACAGCTTCATCTTTGAGCATTAACAGCCGATAAGAGCGTAAGTATAGGCTATATATAAAGTATGACATGAACGGGCTGCCAAAGTCGAACGGGAATTAGAGGTAGACAGGAGGGACTACAGATGCTAATATTGTTGCTATAAGGAATCTATAGTGATATGATGTACGGAAGCAGCGTTGGATACGTAAATGGATCCGTTTAGTCCTCGTTCGAATATAAATCTTAACATGTTGGGGAGATGCATGCATATTTCTTATCAGAGGTTTTGCAAACAACAGTTGCAGGCGTAAGGTTTGTCAACCAAAAGTATATATACATCGTGATTAAATGTCAGGAACTCAGATACGACACCCCACCCCACtcccctttttctttctttccggTGAGGATGAGGAAGAAGACGTAGCAGTGAGATGGGCACGGAAACCATGTGAACAATCCCATCGACCACTGCAAGCTGCGAGCACACTTCACCATATTCTGCTGCATCGGGTGGTGAGATTTGCGTCATGAAGCAGCGCCAATAGTTTCAACGTCGAGAGAAGCCTCGCCTCGGCTTAAATATTCTCTGCCATCAAAAGGAATCCAAAGCCGGCATTGAATGGTAGTCTTAATTTCTTCTATGTCCAAGCAGTAAATGGGGGCAATGAATTCCCACGCAGTGAACTCAATAGCCAGATTCCAACTCGTGGGACTCCCAACATCCATGCATGCTTCGCCAGCCATGACGAGCACACAGAGAGCAGCAAGCAAGCAAGCCACTGTTTCTATCTGAAGCCGTACTGCTTTCTTTTTTCTACCTCGAGGCATGCAGTTAAAGCCAATTCAAGAACCTGGTCCTTAATCACATGGTTAAAGCATTGGATTTCTTGAGTTATAAAAGCTTTATGTTTCCCCGTCCAGAGACAGATTTAAAGTGCTAAAAGCTTTATGCGTCCCCTTCCGTAGACAGATTTAAGCGCATTAAGAAGAAGACGAGAGGTTCATAAATACGCTCGAGTagatccaaagagaagaaggatccTCCTATAACAATTCTATACTTCAACTTTCGAGGAGAGATTTATCAGAATCTCTTGTTATATTATCAGGTCGTTttcattaatttatatttttttcctctCATTTATTGTGTTTTTTGGGGaacagaatctctctctctctctctctctctctctctctctctctctctctctctctgaggtgTGTGGCTGGCTGGTACAGGGCTTCCGATTAGTGGACTTCTTTTAAGTCCATCGCAGTCCCTCTTTTTCTCTCACCGCATGCTTACCGATCCAATGGTTCCTGTGGCCACAGTACCTCAAAGAAATTAGTGGCCTAACTTGCACATGATCCCTGCCATGCATGTTCAGCTTTCGACCGTGCTGTCTTCTTATCTTCGATCCATTCGCTGTTGATTCTTTGTATAACGCTTGTTATATCACAATATCTTGCCGTCCTATGATTCACACTCGTTCCACAAAATGCCAACATGATTATACAGAAGAGGGATGCAAACAAATTTGATTACATGAGCCAATTCCATCCAAAAGTAATAGCCAGCGGCATCAGACGAGACTGACACCAAACAAATGTACTCGTCTCCCAAGAAAGCAGGGAATCTAATGTTCACAGCATGGCACAACTCCGTACGGACGCAATGAGCCTTCAATTTATGCAGCATACCAGAGCGCAGCTCTCCACTAACAATTTGTATAAGTTGTAGCAGCAATCACCATATAAATCACGTAcagaaggaggagagagagagagagagagagagagttaattCCTCGGTTTCTTCAATGTGCGTGACGTAATCACGTGGTAGGGAGGAAGAGCTTTCTGAGGCTCCGAAATGTGGAGACGGCATGTGGGTTTGCATGGGGGCACGTCAAGGTTTCTGGTCTGGCACGTGCGCTACATGCCGATCGAGGCAGGGGGTTCTACGACTGAGGCGGGAAGCTgagatgatgacgacgacgatggaAGACGGTGACTGTTTGTGTTTGTGGGCATATGGATTCGGCTCCCACTTCATAGCTAGCCATCTCTGCTTTGGTCTCTTTCTCTGTTTTCTTCGTGTCATGGAGTTCATCGCCTCCGCGCAGCGGAACCTATCAGCGGTACGCCCTAGCAATCCTCGGAAAGAGGAATTCCTTCCTTCTTATCTAGGGGGTGCAAGGTTGTGGCATTAGGATTTGCTCGCAACCGTGGGCATCAGATGGCAGAGTCCAGAAGAGAAAGCTCTCGATGTGAGCGAGAGGAGGTGTGAAATATTGGCGCAGCAAGTTAGAAAGGGACAGGGCTAAGCTTGGTAACTCTTCCTTCCTCCATGGCTGGACTGAGTCCTGCTATCTCGATGCATGCATGGCATGGACATTAAGGTTGCAGTCACGGAAGAAAGGAAGGTGGGCGCCACTCCTGGGAATGGTCTTGCGGATCCTCCGTGGAAAATCCAAACCAAATTCTCTCTTCTCTGGTGCGCTAACCACGCACTCATCAGTTGGTAGCAGGGCGACCATCGACCTTCCTGAATCGGTGCAGAGGACCAGAACTCGACCGGTGTACTACGATGGAGCGATGCGATTGCTGCGTGCCAACCGACTGCTGTTGTGATCCTCTTCGGCGAAAGATGGGGTTTGACTTGGAAACAGTCGTAAAAACACCAAAATGGGTTGACTTGGTGCGGTGGGCAGATGGACTCTCTACCATCCCTTTTCCACGCCACGAGGCTGTATTCAATTATTCATTGTCGCCAATGAACACGAGGAAGTCTGCTGTAAACACCATCCAGCTTGGAGGGGACTCGAGCTGTTCCAGGCCCATAGATCATATGGGCCACAGTCCGTAATAGATGGCCCAAGCCCAATCATGGTGGTGGGCCACAGTTCGTAAACACCATTCCGCCGGTCTTGAGTTGGATAGACAGAACATTCATTTGGGAAGGCAATTGAGCACCTTGAATTTTGTGAAAATCAcaaagtataatatatatatatatatatatatatatatatatatgtgtgtgtgtgtgtgtggataaTTAATGACCATATGCAACTGGAATCGACCTTCGTCTTCGTAAAGGCAATGACTCGTGAAGTATACGAGCAACGACTCTTCTGCCTTGTTAGTGGGAAAAAAAGTACATAGACACCAACGTATATTTAAGTCGTTTACACACTCCGAGGTGATTCGCTGAGCCGACATGAGTGTGCGTGTCATGTCGAGGAATCAGCGTGCAACATTTCAGAAATCCATTCTCGTCTCCGGAAACGTAATGGAACATATTAAACACTGAAGAGACAATTAGCAAATTCTTCTGCCATAGAGAACAAAGATGGGACGGCAAAgtcctctcgctctctctctctctctctctctctctccctatctTCTCACATCGTAGCATCTAAGGCGCAGGATGAGAAAACAAAGGATTCTGTACCCGCATATGAAAGCAAGCATCACTCCCACATGGCTCCATCTTTGAGACTCCACCACGCCCTGCTCCCTCAAGAACATCCCTCCGTCGAGAGCGCACATGTTTCCCTCCCACTCCAAGCATTCCCTTCTTCCCCTTACTCCACCATACTCGTTCAACACGAAAGCCTCGAACGGATACTTAAAGAAGCTGAGGTAGTGCATGAAGATCCAGTACCTGGGTATGTTGTCTTTGGCTATGAAATAGcctgagaagaggaagaaggaacccATCAGCCCCGAGATGACGGAATTGCCCATGATGAAGGTTGGAACCAGGGCGCTGAAGCACGCGACAAAAGAGTTGGCCATCAGCATCACCAGCCATATCACCAAAGAGAAGTAGAGAAACTTATCCATCTCCCTTCTCAGTCCCACCAACCAATACACTGGAGTGGCGTATAAGAGTGCAGCTACTAGAAGAAAAGGCATGAAGACAAGCGCATTGGCTATGACATAGGAGGACACCCTGTAGGCCCCTCTCGAGGTCTCCCTCTGCAGAATCCTTCTCTCCCGCAAGAAGATGGGCAAGCCTTCGTTCGTGGAGGACAGAAGAAAGGTGAGGCTGAACGCGAAGAAACCCACCCTGGCTTGGAGGTTGCTTACGTTTATGAAGATTGTTCCGAGGCCGAACCCAGCTGCGATGGATTGGATCACCTTCGCGGTGAACAGCTCCCGGGTCCTCGAAGCGTTCTTGAAGAACCGGCTGGTTAGAATGAAAACCTCGCCACACCGCGAATTGGCGTAGAAGATTTTGTCTTCTTTGGTGCTGCAGTTGGGAGCTCTGATAACCTCTTCTTGGGGAGTAGTGGGCCCTGAGTCCAGGCTAGCCATGGCATCCATGGCGAACTCCAGCACATTGACATGAGGAGGAATGCGATGGCCAGCCTCCCTCAGCCGACTCTCCAATAGCGCGATCGGCCCCTGGTGGTGAACGGTTCCGCCGGCGATGAGCAAGACCTGGTCGAACAACTCGAGGATCCGAAAGCCCGGCTGATGGATGGTGAGGACAATGGTCTTTCCCTGGACAGACGCCATGGACTTGAGCAGCTTTACAATGTGGAGGGCGGAGGCCGAGTCCAGCCCGGAGGTCGGCTCGTCCAGCAACAGCACCGCCGGATCATGCACCAAGTCGACCCCGATGGAAACCCGGCGGCGCTCACCGCCGGAAATGCCGCCAGCTCCGTGGCCGCCGATTCTAGAACCGGCCACATGATCCAGACCCAGCTCTTTGATCAGCTCCCTCACGCGGGCAGCGGCCTCGCCA
The DNA window shown above is from Musa acuminata AAA Group cultivar baxijiao chromosome BXJ2-4, Cavendish_Baxijiao_AAA, whole genome shotgun sequence and carries:
- the LOC135610065 gene encoding ABC transporter G family member 10-like, with amino-acid sequence MELQTLNLGSRRPRYRIETKSLSYDLSTATRNVHLRCCGFPSTCRSILKNVCCEALPGELLAIVGPSGAGKTTLLSVLAGVIHPSQVSGDILVDGRPMDVSRFRRVSGYVTQDDALFPLLTVEESLAYSARLRLNATAGEAAARVRELIKELGLDHVAGSRIGGHGAGGISGGERRRVSIGVDLVHDPAVLLLDEPTSGLDSASALHIVKLLKSMASVQGKTIVLTIHQPGFRILELFDQVLLIAGGTVHHQGPIALLESRLREAGHRIPPHVNVLEFAMDAMASLDSGPTTPQEEVIRAPNCSTKEDKIFYANSRCGEVFILTSRFFKNASRTRELFTAKVIQSIAAGFGLGTIFINVSNLQARVGFFAFSLTFLLSSTNEGLPIFLRERRILQRETSRGAYRVSSYVIANALVFMPFLLVAALLYATPVYWLVGLRREMDKFLYFSLVIWLVMLMANSFVACFSALVPTFIMGNSVISGLMGSFFLFSGYFIAKDNIPRYWIFMHYLSFFKYPFEAFVLNEYGGVRGRRECLEWEGNMCALDGGMFLREQGVVESQRWSHVGVMLAFICGYRILCFLILRLRCYDVRR